A stretch of DNA from Desulfofalx alkaliphila DSM 12257:
ATGGCCTTAACAGGTTTGGCAAATGATGTGTATACTGCAGCACTGGCTCGATTTCTTACCGGAGCAGGCAGTGCAGGGGCCAATGTGGCAATAATGGGATTGGCAGCAGCCTGGTTTGCCAGTAACCGTAGGGGTATGGCCATGGGGTTTTTAGTAGGCGGTTCCGGCCTCGGCATTGCTATTACCGGTTTAACAGTACCCCTGGTAAACGGGATCTTTCTAGAGGCAGGCTGGCGCTATAATTGGTTTTTGCTTGGCATCATTGCAATGCTAATGGCGATATTGGCATGGTTTATACTGCGCAACAATCCTTCGGAGAAGCAACTTACGCCCATTGGCGGTCTGCCGGATATCAATGAAATAAATCCCAAGGATGCCAGCCCCGGTGATCTTAGTATCACTAACATTATTAAAATTAAAGGCACAATTCCTTTGGCCACCCTTTATTTTTGCTTTGGTTTTTCGTACATAATTACTGCCACATATCTGGTTACGTTCCTGGTGGATGAACTGGGCTGCTCACAAGAACTGGCGGGACAGATTTGGAGCACAGCCGGAATGCTAGGGATTGTCAGTGGATTAATGTGGGGTATGCTTTCTGATCGGTTTGGACGTCGGGCTATGCTGGTGACCATATTTTTAATCCAGGCAGGGGCTTACTTGTTGTTGCAGGCCAAGTTTACCGAAGGTTTTTTACTTTGGCTGCCGGCAGTACTGTATGGGCTGACAGCCTGGAGTATTCCGGGTATAGCTGCTTCTTGTTGTGGTGACATAAGTGATGCCAGGCGGGCGCCGGCAGTATTGGGGTTCATCACCTTTGTGTTTGGGTTGGGCCAAGTGCTAGGCCCTGTGGCAGCCGGTTTTATAAAAGAATTTACCACTTCGTTTGGGGGAGCCTTTGTTTTGGCTGCGGCAGTGGCAATAATGGGAGCCTTATTCTCTAGCCGTTTAGTAATTCCCAATTGGCGAATACCCAATTCATAATATATATAAGCCGAAGAAACCCTTTTTCTAAATAATAAAAAGCTATGGTTTTTAACCATGGCTTTTTATTATTTATACAAGCCATACTCGCAAGAAAAATGTTACCAATATATCAAAAAGGGCCAAGGTGTTAGCCTGTGCTAACATCAATATTATACGCCGATGTTATAATTGTTAACAAAAGTACAATCGGATAATGTAAAGGGGGACCGGCTCGGCCCTTATGATTGTAGGTGCCTTTGAAAGATCCACTTTGCTTACGGAGTAATGGGTGTAATACTGACGCCCATTATATACACCTTTTCAATACAAAACGGTGTCACCCCATGGCCATAACAAGGGCGGTAATATTTGCCTTGCATGTGGCAATCTTAACCCCTGCGGCCTCACCCTATGCTGCTATTTTAATTGGCAATCGGGATTGGTTAGAACCAAAAGATGTTGTTAAATATGGCAGTGTGTTTTTAATCGGTTGCTTCCTGCTGTATTTGTTAATAGGCATGCCTTTGGCAAATCTTATTTACTAATAAACTAACTATCACAAAAAGGAGGATTTATAATGGCAGTTCAGTTTAAAAAGTTTGATCACATCATTACCGAGCAGTTTCGGGCAGAACAAGAATTTTTAGCGGAATACCGAAAGGGTAATTATACCTTTGCAAATCCCTATGTAAAACTAAATCCTTACCTCATTGCTCCTTTGACAGCCTTGGTGATGTTTAAAACAGCGGAGCCAACAACGGTAAGTGTCACTGTTAAAGGGAAAGAAAAGGCTGGGGATATTGGCTTTAGCTTTCCTGAAGCCACCGAACACCTGATACCTGTTTACGGCCTTTACCCCGGTTATGAAAACCAAGTTGAATTGGTGTTAGGAAACGGGGAGGGTAACCTTCTTACCATCCAGACAGAAGAAGCACCGGATTTGGTAAAACGTCCAACCAAGATTACCACCACTGCAGAATATTTCCAAGACAACCTTATGTTTCTTAGCCCCACATCTCCTGCCATGACCGCGGGCTATGATTACCGCGGAGATGTTCGCTGGTATGGTACCCTTAACTTTGTCTTCGATATAAAGAGGGCCAGAAACGGTCGCCTGTTAATTGGTACCCATCGCTTGCTGATGCCCCCATACCACACCACCGGTATTTACGAAATGGGCATGATTGGTAAGATTTACAAGGAGTATCGTGTGCCCGGCGGCTATCACCATGACCAATTTGAAATGGAAGACGGCAACCTGCTCATTTTAACCCAAGATCCATCCAGGGGCACCGTTGAAGATATGTGCGTATTGGTTGACCGCAAAACCGGGGAAATTTTGAAAGCATGGGATTACCAAAAGGTATTGCCCCAGGATGTGGGCGGCTCCGGCAGCCAAGATGCCCATGACTGGTTCCACAACAATGCAGTATGGTATGACAAGAAGACCCACACCTTAACCTTATCCGGACGCCACCAGGATGCCATTATCAACATTGATTACGACACCGGCGAATTAAATTGGGTTATTGGTGACCCAGAGGGCTGGCCCCAGGAGTTAGTTGACAAGTACTTCTTCAAGCCGGTGGGTGACGGGGATTTTGACTGGCAATATGAGCAGCATGCCTGTGTTGTACTGCCCGACGGCGACATCATGGCCTTTGACAACGGTCACTGGAGGGCGAAAGTAAAAGAAAAATACCTACCGGCCAAGGACAACTTCTCCCGGGGTGTGAGATATAGAATTGATACTGAAAAAATGGAAATTGAACAGGTATGGCAGTATGGTAAAGAAAGGGGAGAAGAATTCTTCTCAACCTACATCTGCAACGTAGAATATTACGACGAGGGCCACTATCTGGTGCACTCCGGCGGTATTGGTACATTTGACGGCGAAACCTGCAACAAGCCTCCGGTGCAGTACAGGGGCGAAGATGAGAAAAAAGTTGTACTTCGTTCAGTAACTGTGGAGTTAAAGGACGATGAAGTTGTGTACGAAATGGAATTGCCGGCAAACTACTACCGGGCAGAAAAATTAAAGCTTTACTGTGCAGAGGATGTATTAACCCTGGGTAAAGGTGAATTGTTGGGCACCTTAGGGGTTACCGAAGAGTTTACAACCATTCCCCCCACCGAACCGGGCGGCATGGTACCTGACAAATACAATGTTAAAATAGGTCTGGAGGAAGATAGGCTGATTTTCAAAGCAACCTTTGATAAAGGACAAATGGTACTGCTGCAGTTGGAAGGTGACACAAGCCATAGCTACTTTGTACCCACCACTAAGCGTCCATTCTTAGCCATGTGTGTAGGTACCTTCCAAGAAAGTGACGAGCGGGCGGTGGAATTCCCGGTGAGCAGGGAAAATCTGTCCGGTGAATTTAAAATATCTCTCATCGTGGACGAGTACAAATATGACACAGGGGTAACCGTTAACCTCTAACACTGTACCTAAAGTAATGGGCGGGCCACTGGGTCCGTCCATTACATATATTGACAATGGTTAGACATCTAACTATAATAACACTATGAAGAAAGGAAATGCACTGTCCCTGATAAGCAGAATAAGGGAAAAAGCAACCAAACTGATTATTAAAGAACTGGAAGGCCATGGGATTGAAGGTATTGTTCCTTCCCACGGTGATATTTTAGTTATCCTTTTTCAGGGCGAAAGATATACCATGAAGGAGTTAGCGGATAAAATTCATCGCACAAAACCCACAGTTACGGTACTAATAGAAAAACTGGTCCAATATGGTTTTGTTGAGAAGGAAAAAGACAGTGAAGATGCTAGGCTTACCTATGTAAAACTAACTAAAAAAGGGAGGCAGCTGAAACCGATCTTTGATACCGTTTCCGGTAGGCTAAATGCAGTTATGTACGGAGATTTAACAGAGAAAGAGGCAGAAACCTTTGAAAATTTACTGGAAAGGGTTAACGCCACCTTTGACAGGAATATGAATCTGCAGTAGATTCATAAATTTTTACCTTAATAATTAGACATCTAACTAATATAAACTTTCAGGGGGTAGAGAAAATGAATGAGGTGTTAAAAACAATCCATAGTTTGCACACAAGCCGTGACTTTTCTGAAAGGGCAGTCTCTGATGATGACTTAAATACCATCCTTGATGCTGCCGTTCGGGCTGCCAACGCCTCATCCCGGCAGAGTTATTCCATTATTGTGGTGGATGATCGAGAATTGATGAAAGAGTACTTTAATTATGTGGGCAGCAAGGCTTTAGTCTTTTGTGTGGACTACAACCGAATAGTGGACACAGCCCAACACCTTAATTACGAATATTCCTGTGACAATATCTCCAGTTTTATATCAGGCAGCACAGACGCTGCCCTGGCGGCTCAAAATGCAGTCATAGCCGCCCGTTCCTTGGGAATTGACTCAATGTTTACCAATAGTTTGCACCGCGGTGACTTGTCTAAATTCTACCAACAATTTAATCTGCCGGAGAAGTATTGCTTTCCGCTAATTACATTAATTTTAGGCTATGGCCTTGAAGAAAAGCGCGGTTGTAAAGGTAGGCTAAGGGGACCCGGTGTAATCCATTACGGTAAATATCAACCTTTAACTGAAGAACAGCTGGATCAAGTGGTGGATCAGTACAACCAACCGGAAAATAAATTAGGGCTGCCCTTCTTTAAGCCCAGTGAAGACTTCCCCAACTACCTGGATTGGTTTTTTGCAGTGTGGAGTAAACCTCAAAAATCTGAACAATTTGCAAAAATGCAAGATAAACTTTATGCCACCTTACAAAAGGCCGGTTTTATTAAGGAGGGCTTGTAGAACAAGGTGGCCAAAAACTAAAGAAGAAAACTAAAGCTTTAAGGGGTTGTGCCGAAAGGTTCAGTTTCGGTACAACCCCTTTTTAAGCCGGCCGGCTGCCTAAAAACAGCTCTTTATTGCTTCCATAACACTACTTTCATTGGGGGTATAATTATACTCCTTGCCAACAATAAAATACCTTTATTTAAAAATATCAGCTCTGTGGACCGGAAAGATTTATTTGTGATGAAGGTAAAAGGAAATATTGTTAGAATTGGTTTTATGTAGCAGAATTGAGTTTACGGCTCCTTTTCAATGCACTATCATGCTATTGAATCAAAAGATTGCATAGAGGGGGGAGGCTAATTAATGATGGAATTAACATTATACATATTGGATGTTTTTGCGGAAAAAAAGTATGCCGGCAACCAACTTGCAGTGATTAGAAATGCCAATCTTTTATCAGACAATGAAATGCAAGGAATAGCTAAGGAAATGAATTTTTCTGAGACTACCTTTATATTATCAGATAAAGCTAGAAACGGCGGTTACGATGTAAGGATCTTTACCCCTGAGGAAGAGCTGCCCTTTGCAGGTCATCCGACACTGGGGACAGCCTATGTGATAAAAGAGGAAATTATCAATAAGCCTGTTGATTCAGTAATACTGAATTTGAAGGTTGGGCAAATCCCGGTTACTTTTGAAAATGAAGTCTTGTGGATGAAGCAAATAGAACCAAGCTTTGGCAGCATAATTGATGCAGAACCAATTGCTAAATCATTGGGAATTGAAGTAGAGGAAATAGATACAAGGTTTAACATCCAGGAAGTATCAACCGGATTGCCTTTTATTATTGTTCCTTTAAAAACCTTAAACGCTGTAAGAAAAGCTAAAATCCAAAGCGAAGAGTTCCGTCAATTAATAAAGGGTACCGAAGCAAAGGCAATACTGGTCTTTTGCCCGGAGACTTATAAGCCCGAAAATCACCTGAACGCCCGTGTATTTGTAGATTTCTATGGCATCCCGGAAGACCCGGCAACTGGAAGCGCCAATGGTTGTTTGGCTGGGTACTTGGTGAAAAACAGATATTTTAATAACAAGCAAATTAATATACGTGTAGAGCAAGGATATGAAATCGGAAGACCGTCACTGCTGCTGTTAAAGGCAAGGGAAGAAGACGGAAGCTGCGAAGTTTTAGTGGGCGGGAATGTGATTATGGTTGCCAAGGGAGAGTTAGTTTAAATTAAGAAAAATCGGTGGACGAGAGATTCGTCCACCTTTACCTTAATTATTCACTTGTAGACTGTGCCATGGTTGCAGTTTTTTTGACGGGAAAAAATATAGATTTGTAACTATAAATAAAAACAAGGGCAAGGAGAAAAGACAATAGGTCTGCCACCGGAAAGGCCAGCCAAATGCCCTCTAACTTAAACTTAAGCGGAAGAATCAGTATTAAGGGAATTAAAAACAATATTTGACGCGAGGTGGACAGGATAAAGGCAGCCTTAGCCATTCCCAATGCCTGAAATACTGCCCCGGTCACCGATTGAATACCGACGGTAAGGGAAAGGGCAAACATAATTCTTAAGGCTGTTTGACCTATCTTGATGGCTGTACTGTCGCTTGTAAAAACCAATAAGATGGGTTTAGGAAAGGCCATAATTATGACAAAACAAACTGCCACAATGACAGTGGAAGCTTTTATGGCCAGGCTGATAGATTCACTCACACGGTGGTGTTGTTTTGCCCCGTAGTTGTAGCCCACTATGGGCAAAAGTCCTTGAACTATGCCGATAACGGGCATGAAGGAGAGCATAATAATCCTGTGGATGATGCCGAATACCCCCACTGCAATGTCTCCGCCATAGATAATCAACATGTGGTTGGCAAAGACAAACATAATACTTCCTGCCGCCTGTTGAACAAAGGCCGATGAGCCAATGGCCAGTATTTGTTTAATAATTGCAAGCTTAGGCCGTAAATAGGGCGCATAAAAGGAAAGACTGCTCTTTCCGGCGGCATAGTAGTGGATCAGGTAAACGGTTGTAATTCCTTGGGCCACCACTGCCGACAGGGCAGATCCTTTAATTCCCATGTCAAATCCAAAGATAAAAAGCGGTGTAAAGATAATATTAAGAATTGCTGAGATAAGCATGGTATACATGGCAATGCGGGCATTGCCTTCGGAACGGACAATATTATTCATGCAAAAACCAACGGCAAAGAAGAAGGTGCCGTATAAAATAATCCCTAAATACTCCTGGGCGTAAGGCAGTATACTTTCAGAGGAGCCAAATAAATATAGTATGGGTGTTAAGTATTTTAATCCAAGCACTACACCAAGGACGCTTACGATTAGTAGCAGGGTAATTATATTGCCAAATACCTTGTTAGCCTCTTCGATTTTATTAGCTCCCAGCAGCCTTGATATCAGGGATGCCCCCCCAATACCGATGGCCCCTGCCACTGCCATAATAATCAATTGCACGGGAAAGGCAATGGATACTGCAGAAACCCCCACCATTCCCACTGCTCTTTCTACAAATATTGCATTTACAATATTATATGATGCCATCACAAGCAGACCAAATGCTGCAGGGGTTGCCAGTTTTGTTAACACCTTTGGTATGGGTTCCTTGCCCAACCTTTCAATGTGTTGCTGTTTCACTAAGATTTCTCCTTTATGGTCGTTTGTTATCTATGTATACAGTTGCATTTTCAGCCATCTTCTCCAACAGCGCCAGGGCATAATCCACTTCTTGCGGGCTCATACCGTGGGTAATAACTTCAGACCACCTGTTGATGATGGAATATGCCCGGGGCTGAAAGTCCTTTGCCTTTTGTGTTAAAAAGACCAGGTTTGATCGCAAATCCTTTTGATTTTGCTTTCTGCTCACATAACCGGCCTCTTCCAGTTTGCTTATGGCCCTGGCGGTGGTTCCTTTGTCGATGTTTAAGCAGCGGGCCAGCTGATCCTGTGGTAAGCCGTCTTTTTTATATAGGACCACTAAAAAAAGAAACTGCCCTGTGCCGATCTTATATTGTTTTAATTCCCTGGCAACATAAATTTGACCATAGCGGTACAGCAATGAGATCCATTTCCCAAGAGACATGGTATCCATTATCTTCCTCCTTAGTTGTGCATACAACTAACATTATAAACAAAAAAGGTTGTCAATACAACTAAATAAAAAAATATAGTCTAATAAAAATTAAAGTAATGTTTTACAAAAAGGAACAGTAGAATTATAATGAAAAAGGACGCCGGTGAAAGAAAAGCAGTGGTTAAGCTCTTTATTAAACGGAGGCGATAAAATGCAGATAGATATAGTGAAGGATTATGATATCCTTAGCAAAAAGGCAGCCCAAATAATATCCGCCCAGATCATTCAAAAACCCAACAGTGTTTTGGGATTGGCAACGGGTTCCACCCCCA
This window harbors:
- a CDS encoding MFS transporter gives rise to the protein MQVMREEAHRGGLHYGWIILLMGILVVCGALGLARFGFGMILPSMQQGLGLSHDQTGFIASANMFGYFISALVAGLLASRFGPRIVCAVGLVWVALAMALTGLANDVYTAALARFLTGAGSAGANVAIMGLAAAWFASNRRGMAMGFLVGGSGLGIAITGLTVPLVNGIFLEAGWRYNWFLLGIIAMLMAILAWFILRNNPSEKQLTPIGGLPDINEINPKDASPGDLSITNIIKIKGTIPLATLYFCFGFSYIITATYLVTFLVDELGCSQELAGQIWSTAGMLGIVSGLMWGMLSDRFGRRAMLVTIFLIQAGAYLLLQAKFTEGFLLWLPAVLYGLTAWSIPGIAASCCGDISDARRAPAVLGFITFVFGLGQVLGPVAAGFIKEFTTSFGGAFVLAAAVAIMGALFSSRLVIPNWRIPNS
- a CDS encoding aryl-sulfate sulfotransferase, which gives rise to MAVQFKKFDHIITEQFRAEQEFLAEYRKGNYTFANPYVKLNPYLIAPLTALVMFKTAEPTTVSVTVKGKEKAGDIGFSFPEATEHLIPVYGLYPGYENQVELVLGNGEGNLLTIQTEEAPDLVKRPTKITTTAEYFQDNLMFLSPTSPAMTAGYDYRGDVRWYGTLNFVFDIKRARNGRLLIGTHRLLMPPYHTTGIYEMGMIGKIYKEYRVPGGYHHDQFEMEDGNLLILTQDPSRGTVEDMCVLVDRKTGEILKAWDYQKVLPQDVGGSGSQDAHDWFHNNAVWYDKKTHTLTLSGRHQDAIINIDYDTGELNWVIGDPEGWPQELVDKYFFKPVGDGDFDWQYEQHACVVLPDGDIMAFDNGHWRAKVKEKYLPAKDNFSRGVRYRIDTEKMEIEQVWQYGKERGEEFFSTYICNVEYYDEGHYLVHSGGIGTFDGETCNKPPVQYRGEDEKKVVLRSVTVELKDDEVVYEMELPANYYRAEKLKLYCAEDVLTLGKGELLGTLGVTEEFTTIPPTEPGGMVPDKYNVKIGLEEDRLIFKATFDKGQMVLLQLEGDTSHSYFVPTTKRPFLAMCVGTFQESDERAVEFPVSRENLSGEFKISLIVDEYKYDTGVTVNL
- a CDS encoding MarR family winged helix-turn-helix transcriptional regulator encodes the protein MKKGNALSLISRIREKATKLIIKELEGHGIEGIVPSHGDILVILFQGERYTMKELADKIHRTKPTVTVLIEKLVQYGFVEKEKDSEDARLTYVKLTKKGRQLKPIFDTVSGRLNAVMYGDLTEKEAETFENLLERVNATFDRNMNLQ
- a CDS encoding nitroreductase family protein, with product MNEVLKTIHSLHTSRDFSERAVSDDDLNTILDAAVRAANASSRQSYSIIVVDDRELMKEYFNYVGSKALVFCVDYNRIVDTAQHLNYEYSCDNISSFISGSTDAALAAQNAVIAARSLGIDSMFTNSLHRGDLSKFYQQFNLPEKYCFPLITLILGYGLEEKRGCKGRLRGPGVIHYGKYQPLTEEQLDQVVDQYNQPENKLGLPFFKPSEDFPNYLDWFFAVWSKPQKSEQFAKMQDKLYATLQKAGFIKEGL
- a CDS encoding PhzF family phenazine biosynthesis protein, whose protein sequence is MMELTLYILDVFAEKKYAGNQLAVIRNANLLSDNEMQGIAKEMNFSETTFILSDKARNGGYDVRIFTPEEELPFAGHPTLGTAYVIKEEIINKPVDSVILNLKVGQIPVTFENEVLWMKQIEPSFGSIIDAEPIAKSLGIEVEEIDTRFNIQEVSTGLPFIIVPLKTLNAVRKAKIQSEEFRQLIKGTEAKAILVFCPETYKPENHLNARVFVDFYGIPEDPATGSANGCLAGYLVKNRYFNNKQINIRVEQGYEIGRPSLLLLKAREEDGSCEVLVGGNVIMVAKGELV
- a CDS encoding MATE family efflux transporter produces the protein MKQQHIERLGKEPIPKVLTKLATPAAFGLLVMASYNIVNAIFVERAVGMVGVSAVSIAFPVQLIIMAVAGAIGIGGASLISRLLGANKIEEANKVFGNIITLLLIVSVLGVVLGLKYLTPILYLFGSSESILPYAQEYLGIILYGTFFFAVGFCMNNIVRSEGNARIAMYTMLISAILNIIFTPLFIFGFDMGIKGSALSAVVAQGITTVYLIHYYAAGKSSLSFYAPYLRPKLAIIKQILAIGSSAFVQQAAGSIMFVFANHMLIIYGGDIAVGVFGIIHRIIMLSFMPVIGIVQGLLPIVGYNYGAKQHHRVSESISLAIKASTVIVAVCFVIIMAFPKPILLVFTSDSTAIKIGQTALRIMFALSLTVGIQSVTGAVFQALGMAKAAFILSTSRQILFLIPLILILPLKFKLEGIWLAFPVADLLSFLLALVFIYSYKSIFFPVKKTATMAQSTSE
- a CDS encoding MarR family winged helix-turn-helix transcriptional regulator, with product MDTMSLGKWISLLYRYGQIYVARELKQYKIGTGQFLFLVVLYKKDGLPQDQLARCLNIDKGTTARAISKLEEAGYVSRKQNQKDLRSNLVFLTQKAKDFQPRAYSIINRWSEVITHGMSPQEVDYALALLEKMAENATVYIDNKRP